In Xyrauchen texanus isolate HMW12.3.18 chromosome 45, RBS_HiC_50CHRs, whole genome shotgun sequence, a single window of DNA contains:
- the LOC127637818 gene encoding ras-related and estrogen-regulated growth inhibitor-like protein: MIMNDIKVAVLGSEGVGKSALIVRFLTKRFIGEYASSSECIYRKRISVDGRQLNLELYDPCSQPCEGNSTLNEQIHWADGFVVVYDVSNRSSFLMATAIVHLIRELHLGASKRDTDTVIFLVGNKQDLCHMREVNREEGQRLASECRCQFYELSAAEHYQDVVLMFSKIVSHAGLGGKAKERRRRPSGSKSMAKLINNVFGKRRKSV; the protein is encoded by the exons ATGATAATGAATGATATAAAAGTAGCAGTTCTGGGATCCGAGGGTGTCGGGAAATCTG CACTTATTGTTCGATTTCTAACCAAGCGATTTATTGGAGAGTATGCATCATCATCAG AGTGTATTTACAGAAAACGGATATCTGTTGATGGAAGGCAGCTCAATCTTGAACTTTATGATCCCTGTTCTCAG CCATGTGAGGGGAACTCAACTCTTAATGAGCAGATCCACTGGGCCGATGGCTTTGTGGTCGTTTACGATGTGAGCAATCGTTCCTCTTTCCTTATGGCCACAGCTATCGTGCACCTGATCCGAGAGCTTCATCTGGGAGCGTCTAAAAG AGACACAGACACTGTCATTTTCCTGGTGGGCAATAAGCAAGACTTGTGCCACATGAGGGAGGTGAATAGGGAGGAAGGCCAGAGGCTGGCATCCGAGTGCCGATGCCAGTTTTATGAGTTGTCTGCAGCAGAGCACTACCAGGATGTCGTGCTCATGTTTTCGAAGATTGTCAGCCATGCCGGTCTGGGAGGCAAGGCCAAGGAGCGTCGCCGGCGCCCCAGCGGCTCCAAGTCCATGGCCAAGCTCATCAACAATGTCTTTGGAAAACGGCGGAAATCCGTTTGA